A genomic region of Thermodesulfovibrio aggregans contains the following coding sequences:
- a CDS encoding cytochrome c3 family protein: protein MRGILICGVIILCFLLSYFIPVKEAVSDDVKSCLRCHGMKSFQKKLENGETLSLYIDGAKFEKSVHGSLDCSSCHPDITLKNHPRPKKIADKRVYTKEFSKNCLTCHPQDALMKPKMHGQIVKKGEVLCAECHGSHYIDSMKDWKKKASFNEYCISCHKFNISKTLPSKEKISLKVNEDEIKKSVHGKFQCLVCHSDFSKVNHPVYDYKNKAEYRTKMTAICTKCHTDKELQKNPAHYALTKTASCIECHGYHGVKSAKVVKSLPENQYCLKCHSSSIVMKMKNGETLSVQVKENDILSSVHKKLKCTDCHKEFSRSEHPIRTFDSIKDYRTKAKDICNNCHQDAVKKYDISIHAEALKKGNQQSPDCVKCHDYHKVTYITKDKMASSELCIKCHSDSGKAFKESVHQQAIIQGKQNAPNCASCHNSHDVLPTNIAKLGDSCIKCHKDAKSTHTKWLWNPPLRLTTFVDAHFNSASCASCHTKAEKAIYLTLFDRANKKPLTNSEVAKIFGIDIKGVKAKIDYNNDETVQQDELWKFMSTVKAKSKANLSGRIDVLNPNDAHKIESKEKSIKDCSYCHSSGAQFKSKLEINQEGTKPIKLELDRKALNSAYAIPNIKDFYVLGLTKIKILDILFFVALLGGIAVPVGHITLRILTAPIRRKRKGGK, encoded by the coding sequence ATGAGAGGGATTTTAATTTGCGGTGTGATTATCTTATGCTTTCTTCTTTCATATTTTATTCCAGTTAAAGAAGCAGTTTCTGACGATGTAAAATCCTGTTTGCGATGTCATGGGATGAAAAGCTTCCAGAAAAAATTAGAAAATGGCGAAACACTCTCCCTTTATATTGATGGTGCAAAATTTGAAAAATCTGTTCATGGAAGTCTTGATTGTTCATCCTGTCATCCAGATATTACATTAAAAAATCATCCTAGACCCAAAAAAATTGCTGATAAGAGGGTATACACAAAAGAATTTTCAAAAAATTGCTTAACCTGTCATCCACAAGATGCTTTGATGAAACCTAAAATGCATGGACAAATTGTAAAAAAAGGTGAAGTTCTCTGTGCAGAATGTCATGGCTCCCATTACATTGATTCAATGAAAGATTGGAAAAAGAAAGCATCTTTTAATGAATACTGTATAAGTTGCCATAAATTTAATATAAGCAAGACTCTGCCAAGTAAAGAGAAGATTTCTCTTAAGGTTAATGAGGATGAAATTAAAAAATCTGTTCATGGTAAATTTCAATGCCTTGTCTGTCACAGTGATTTTTCAAAGGTAAATCATCCTGTATATGATTACAAAAATAAAGCAGAGTATAGAACTAAAATGACTGCAATTTGTACAAAATGTCATACTGATAAAGAACTTCAGAAAAATCCAGCCCATTATGCTCTTACAAAAACAGCATCATGTATTGAATGCCATGGGTACCATGGAGTAAAATCAGCCAAGGTTGTTAAATCTCTTCCCGAAAATCAGTATTGCTTGAAATGTCATAGCAGTAGCATTGTGATGAAAATGAAAAACGGAGAAACATTATCAGTGCAGGTAAAAGAAAACGATATTTTAAGTTCTGTTCATAAAAAACTTAAATGTACAGATTGCCACAAAGAATTTTCCAGAAGTGAGCATCCTATAAGAACTTTTGACTCTATAAAAGATTACAGAACAAAAGCAAAAGATATCTGCAATAACTGTCATCAGGACGCAGTTAAGAAATATGATATAAGTATTCATGCAGAAGCTCTTAAAAAGGGTAATCAGCAATCTCCTGATTGTGTTAAATGCCATGATTATCATAAAGTGACATACATTACTAAAGACAAAATGGCAAGTTCAGAACTCTGCATAAAATGCCACAGTGATTCTGGCAAAGCCTTTAAAGAAAGTGTACATCAACAGGCAATAATTCAAGGAAAACAAAATGCACCAAACTGTGCTTCCTGTCATAACTCCCATGATGTACTGCCAACAAACATTGCAAAATTAGGGGATTCCTGTATTAAATGCCACAAAGATGCAAAATCAACCCATACAAAATGGCTATGGAATCCACCTCTGAGATTAACAACTTTTGTAGATGCCCATTTTAATTCTGCATCCTGTGCTTCCTGCCATACAAAAGCTGAAAAAGCAATCTATCTTACACTTTTTGATAGGGCTAATAAAAAACCATTAACAAATTCAGAAGTTGCAAAGATATTTGGCATAGATATAAAAGGTGTGAAAGCTAAAATTGATTACAATAATGATGAAACAGTTCAGCAAGATGAACTCTGGAAATTTATGTCAACGGTAAAAGCAAAGTCAAAAGCAAATCTTTCAGGTAGAATTGATGTTTTAAATCCCAATGATGCTCATAAAATAGAGTCAAAAGAAAAATCAATAAAAGACTGCTCTTACTGCCATTCTTCAGGTGCTCAATTTAAGTCGAAACTTGAGATTAACCAAGAAGGAACAAAACCTATAAAATTAGAACTTGACAGAAAAGCCTTAAACTCAGCCTATGCAATACCAAATATCAAAGACTTCTATGTATTAGGTCTGACTAAAATAAAAATTCTTGACATTCTGTTCTTCGTAGCTCTTCTTGGCGGTATTGCTGTTCCAGTAGGACACATAACTCTCAGAATTTTAACAGCACCAATTAGAAGAAAAAGAAAAGGAGGTAAATAA
- a CDS encoding glutaredoxin family protein — protein sequence MSCLKKFIVPAFIILFLFIGIADCKDKKPVILYLFWAEGCPYCAKEKIFLSELKKKYPSLQIKDYDVSVPASVELLKTMSKAYKINPTGVPVTFIGSKALIGFSEKTASQIEEAVNYCLKNICEDPLYKK from the coding sequence ATGAGTTGCTTGAAAAAATTCATCGTGCCTGCCTTTATAATTCTTTTTTTATTTATTGGAATTGCCGATTGCAAAGACAAAAAACCTGTCATTCTTTATCTTTTCTGGGCAGAAGGATGTCCCTACTGCGCAAAGGAAAAAATTTTTTTATCTGAGTTAAAGAAAAAGTATCCTTCGCTTCAAATTAAAGATTATGATGTATCAGTGCCTGCATCAGTAGAACTTCTCAAAACAATGTCAAAAGCTTACAAAATAAATCCAACAGGAGTTCCTGTTACATTTATTGGTAGTAAAGCATTAATTGGGTTTTCAGAAAAAACAGCCTCTCAAATTGAAGAAGCCGTAAACTACTGTTTAAAAAATATCTGCGAAGATCCTCTCTATAAAAAATAA
- the resB gene encoding cytochrome c biogenesis protein ResB — MLNKLNEKVWNFFSSVDLAVALFIIISSGAAIGTIIPQSIEPEPIIKFFSKFMSISSAHKVYEIISLFDLNNVYHSWWFIFLLFMFALNLIVCSIDRLPSLLKSFKTSPKPYPMQILENMPVKKTLKINDDKILDKIKEIFQNRGFSTHIFETQEGLQIHAKKWTKTRLAVYLTHLSILIILAGALIGSFFGFRGSMNIVEGTGLNFVISDDGKAIPLDFEVRCEKFEAEYYENSSMPKAYRSYIKIIENGKPVMENIVIEVNQPFTYKGITFYQASYGFQPTEHAEFRFTYFDKTGKEFNINAHFEEKFKIPQTSVTASVTDFSPALGVDEEGKLFNMTSDMINPAVLVTFEENGKKTQQWILKRIPETWQTPYGTLRFNELWGAQFTGLQVRKDPGVPLIYIGSILMCIGLFICLFLRPVNYFVVISKNQINFYCPTSKGIVERQIDEIIKKLKGEQL, encoded by the coding sequence ATGCTCAACAAACTAAATGAGAAGGTGTGGAATTTTTTTTCCTCTGTTGACCTTGCAGTAGCTTTGTTTATAATTATTTCATCTGGAGCTGCTATTGGTACAATTATTCCTCAAAGCATTGAGCCTGAGCCAATTATTAAGTTTTTTTCAAAGTTCATGTCCATTTCATCTGCTCATAAAGTATATGAAATAATTAGCCTTTTTGATCTTAACAATGTTTATCACAGTTGGTGGTTTATATTTTTACTGTTCATGTTTGCACTAAATTTAATTGTTTGTTCCATTGATAGACTACCTTCACTTCTAAAATCCTTCAAAACCTCTCCAAAGCCTTATCCAATGCAGATACTTGAGAATATGCCAGTAAAAAAAACATTAAAAATAAACGATGATAAGATATTGGACAAAATTAAAGAAATCTTTCAAAATAGAGGATTTTCGACACATATATTTGAAACTCAGGAAGGTCTTCAAATCCATGCGAAGAAATGGACTAAAACAAGACTTGCAGTATATCTAACTCACCTAAGTATCCTTATAATTCTTGCTGGAGCTCTAATAGGAAGCTTTTTTGGTTTTAGAGGTTCTATGAACATAGTTGAAGGAACAGGTCTTAATTTTGTGATTTCTGATGATGGTAAAGCGATTCCACTTGATTTTGAAGTAAGATGTGAAAAATTTGAGGCAGAATACTATGAAAACTCTTCAATGCCCAAAGCTTATAGAAGCTATATAAAAATTATTGAAAATGGTAAACCTGTAATGGAAAACATTGTAATTGAGGTAAATCAACCTTTTACTTACAAAGGAATTACATTTTATCAAGCAAGCTATGGATTTCAACCAACTGAGCATGCCGAATTCAGGTTTACATATTTTGATAAAACAGGCAAAGAATTTAATATAAACGCTCATTTTGAGGAAAAGTTTAAAATTCCTCAAACTTCGGTAACTGCTTCTGTTACAGATTTTTCTCCTGCTTTGGGAGTAGATGAAGAAGGAAAACTCTTTAATATGACTTCAGATATGATTAATCCCGCTGTTTTGGTAACTTTTGAAGAAAATGGGAAGAAAACTCAACAGTGGATTCTAAAAAGAATTCCTGAGACATGGCAAACTCCCTATGGAACACTTAGATTTAACGAACTATGGGGTGCCCAATTTACAGGACTGCAGGTAAGAAAAGACCCAGGGGTACCTTTAATTTACATAGGTTCAATTTTGATGTGCATTGGTCTTTTTATATGCCTTTTCTTAAGACCTGTTAATTACTTTGTAGTAATAAGCAAAAATCAGATAAACTTTTATTGTCCAACATCAAAGGGAATAGTTGAAAGACAAATTGATGAGATAATAAAAAAGCTTAAAGGAGAACAACTATGA
- the ccsB gene encoding c-type cytochrome biogenesis protein CcsB, with protein sequence MSYQIISIAGLLYMLAMPGYIVYLLTKNKKIGIVATGVLSAGTLIHIYGFIQRFKEMYSINHSIMRSIPITNLYESLIFFVLCMVAGYLFIEWKYKNKSFGVFVSIIAGITIGLTDVLGVTKEVQPLVPALKSNWLLAHVALSFISYAAFAISFITAILHVIMDTENKKSFKYIFSTSILGFMVFLFISLIFDSLSASNPKSVKIFHTTLGSSSLIISTLSWIALLVTVFLFWKFGDLIKKALHSLKINSQFLEDLTYKGIAFGFPIFTIGGLVFGAIWADQAWGRYWGWDPKETWSLITWFVYAFYLHAKFIRGWKGTKISMIAVIGFLVTIFTYLGVNLFLSGLHSYGSM encoded by the coding sequence ATGAGCTACCAGATTATATCTATTGCAGGACTTCTTTACATGCTTGCAATGCCCGGTTATATTGTTTATCTCCTTACGAAAAATAAAAAAATAGGTATTGTTGCAACAGGAGTGCTCTCTGCTGGAACTCTAATCCATATTTATGGATTCATTCAGAGATTTAAAGAGATGTATTCAATAAATCATTCAATTATGAGAAGTATTCCCATAACTAATCTGTACGAAAGTTTGATTTTTTTTGTTTTGTGTATGGTAGCAGGTTATCTTTTCATTGAGTGGAAATATAAAAATAAGAGTTTTGGAGTTTTTGTTTCAATTATAGCTGGTATAACAATTGGCTTAACTGATGTGCTTGGAGTAACAAAGGAAGTACAGCCTCTTGTTCCTGCTCTTAAAAGTAATTGGTTGCTAGCACATGTTGCTTTGAGTTTTATATCTTATGCAGCCTTTGCGATAAGTTTTATCACAGCCATTCTTCATGTGATAATGGACACAGAAAACAAAAAATCTTTTAAATACATTTTTTCAACATCAATTCTGGGCTTTATGGTTTTTTTGTTTATATCGTTAATATTTGATAGTCTTTCAGCATCAAATCCTAAATCAGTAAAAATCTTTCATACAACTTTAGGAAGTTCTTCATTGATAATATCTACTTTAAGCTGGATAGCACTATTAGTAACTGTTTTTCTATTCTGGAAGTTTGGCGATTTAATAAAAAAAGCCCTTCATAGTCTAAAGATTAATTCACAATTTCTTGAAGATTTGACATATAAAGGAATAGCATTTGGTTTTCCAATATTTACCATAGGAGGATTGGTTTTTGGAGCAATATGGGCTGATCAGGCTTGGGGAAGATACTGGGGATGGGATCCAAAGGAGACGTGGTCGTTGATAACATGGTTTGTTTATGCATTCTATCTTCATGCAAAATTTATAAGAGGATGGAAAGGTACGAAGATATCAATGATAGCTGTAATAGGCTTTCTTGTAACAATTTTTACCTATCTTGGAGTAAATCTATTTTTAAGCGGGCTACATTCATACGGAAGTATGTAA
- the tsaD gene encoding tRNA (adenosine(37)-N6)-threonylcarbamoyltransferase complex transferase subunit TsaD, translating into MIILGIDTSCDDTSVAILENRKILSNIVSSQIKFHSKYGGIVPEIASRKHIEWIWDVTERALNEAKVKLNDVDLISVCHGPGLIGSLLVGLCFAKALSYASHKPLIGVNHLEGHIQAIFLEEKFPEFPFLTLIVSGGHTSLYRVDDFGKYKELGRTRDDAAGEAYDKVAKMLGLGYPGGPVIDALAQNGDVEKFNLPRPYLQGTLDFSFSGLKTAVKVLLRNLGYEEEFPPEEIKRDISAAFQASVVDVLIEKVRWAGAMENLKRVVITGGVAANSELRKRAQMIEDLEVYLPSKSLCTDNAAMIAVAGYHRFLRGEKSDLYLNARAYLPL; encoded by the coding sequence ATGATTATACTTGGAATTGATACATCCTGTGATGACACATCAGTTGCAATTTTAGAGAATAGAAAAATTTTAAGCAACATTGTGTCATCTCAGATTAAGTTTCACAGCAAATATGGTGGTATTGTGCCTGAAATAGCCTCTCGTAAACACATTGAATGGATATGGGATGTTACTGAGAGAGCTCTCAATGAAGCAAAAGTGAAATTAAATGATGTTGATCTTATAAGCGTATGTCATGGTCCTGGTTTAATTGGGTCTTTATTAGTTGGGCTTTGTTTTGCTAAAGCTTTAAGTTATGCATCTCATAAACCTTTAATTGGAGTAAATCATCTTGAAGGACATATTCAGGCAATTTTTTTAGAAGAAAAGTTTCCAGAGTTTCCATTTTTAACTCTTATAGTTTCAGGGGGGCATACTTCTCTTTACAGGGTCGATGATTTTGGAAAATATAAAGAGCTTGGAAGAACCCGTGATGATGCTGCAGGGGAAGCCTATGACAAAGTAGCAAAAATGCTCGGACTTGGTTATCCTGGCGGACCAGTAATTGATGCACTAGCCCAGAATGGAGATGTAGAAAAATTTAATCTTCCAAGACCTTATCTACAGGGAACACTAGATTTTAGCTTTAGTGGATTAAAAACAGCAGTTAAGGTACTTTTAAGAAATCTTGGTTATGAAGAAGAGTTTCCACCTGAGGAAATAAAAAGGGATATTTCAGCAGCTTTTCAGGCTTCAGTTGTTGATGTATTGATTGAAAAAGTAAGATGGGCAGGAGCTATGGAAAATTTAAAAAGGGTTGTTATAACAGGTGGAGTTGCTGCAAATAGTGAGTTAAGGAAAAGAGCTCAGATGATAGAAGATTTAGAAGTATATCTTCCTTCAAAATCCCTTTGCACAGATAATGCTGCAATGATAGCTGTTGCAGGATATCATAGATTTCTAAGAGGTGAAAAATCCGATCTTTATTTAAATGCAAGAGCCTATTTACCGTTATAA
- a CDS encoding argininosuccinate synthase — MKIILAYSGGLDTSVAIKWLKEKYNAEVIAFCADIGQEENFEEISKKALSTGASKVYIEDLREEFVNDYIFPMLRANAVYETGYLMGTSIARPLIAKKQIEIAIKENAEAVAHGATGKGNDQVRFELTYYALKPDIKVIAPWREWEFDSRSSLIEYAQKHNIPVQATKEKPYSIDKNLFHISYEGGILEDPWREPPEDMYSMVIPPEKAPDKPVYIEIDYEEGNPVALNGEKLSGVELFQKLNRIAGENGIGRVDIVENRYVGIKSRGVYETPAGTVLHIAHKAIESITMDRELMHLRDSLIPKYAELIYYGYWFSPERVALQKLIDETQRNVKGTVRLKLYKGNCIVTGRKSPYSLYSQELATFEKDQIYNQKDAQGFIKINALRLRMLKNV; from the coding sequence ATGAAAATTATTCTTGCTTATTCAGGAGGACTCGATACTTCAGTTGCAATTAAGTGGTTAAAGGAAAAATATAATGCTGAGGTAATTGCTTTTTGTGCTGACATCGGACAGGAAGAAAACTTTGAGGAGATATCTAAAAAAGCATTAAGTACAGGAGCATCAAAAGTTTATATTGAGGATTTAAGGGAGGAATTTGTAAATGACTATATATTTCCCATGTTAAGAGCAAATGCAGTATATGAAACAGGTTATCTTATGGGAACATCTATTGCAAGACCTCTGATAGCAAAAAAACAAATTGAAATTGCTATAAAAGAAAATGCAGAAGCAGTAGCTCATGGAGCTACTGGTAAAGGAAACGATCAGGTAAGATTTGAATTAACATATTATGCTCTAAAACCTGATATCAAGGTAATTGCGCCATGGCGTGAGTGGGAGTTTGACTCCCGTAGTAGTCTTATTGAATATGCTCAAAAACATAATATTCCTGTGCAGGCTACAAAGGAAAAACCTTACAGTATTGACAAAAATCTTTTCCACATAAGTTATGAAGGAGGAATACTTGAAGATCCTTGGAGAGAGCCTCCAGAAGATATGTATTCAATGGTAATTCCACCTGAAAAAGCTCCTGATAAACCAGTTTATATTGAAATAGACTATGAAGAAGGTAATCCAGTTGCACTTAATGGTGAAAAACTTTCAGGTGTAGAGCTATTTCAGAAGCTTAATAGAATTGCTGGAGAAAATGGAATTGGGAGAGTAGATATTGTTGAAAATCGTTATGTTGGAATTAAATCAAGAGGAGTATATGAAACGCCTGCTGGAACAGTTTTACATATTGCCCATAAAGCAATTGAGTCAATAACAATGGACAGAGAGTTGATGCATCTTAGAGACAGCCTTATACCGAAATATGCTGAACTTATTTACTACGGATACTGGTTTTCACCTGAAAGAGTCGCTTTGCAGAAATTGATTGATGAAACCCAGAGAAATGTTAAAGGTACAGTAAGACTTAAACTTTATAAAGGTAATTGTATAGTTACAGGAAGAAAGTCACCCTACTCTCTCTATAGCCAGGAACTTGCTACTTTTGAAAAAGACCAGATTTACAACCAAAAAGATGCTCAGGGATTTATTAAAATTAATGCGTTAAGATTAAGAATGTTGAAAAATGTTTAA
- the dprA gene encoding DNA-processing protein DprA: protein MFNEEVRLYLALNEIKDLGSVLVKRLITKFNSAENIFSATIEELAEIDGIGIQRAKRIKEFNKWNEIDRIINLCEKRQIKIYSLNDEEYPKYLKEIYDPPVVLFCKGEIKPEDHFGLAIVGSRKLSEYGRRVTEQLASQIAQCGITIVSGLARGIDSVAHKSAISNGSRTIAVLGSGVLNIYPPENRLLAEKIIHNGAILSEFYPEEGPKKENFPRRNRIISGMSIGTVVTEASINSGALITASFALEQGREVFAVPGNINSKNSEGTNYLIQKGAKLVTKVEDILDEIMHFIPSLKKQYKTETVELDSEERDIFNILDELLTTDEIVLRTGISITKVLEILLRLEIKGLITKIEGKYTRRI from the coding sequence ATGTTTAATGAAGAAGTTAGACTTTATCTTGCATTAAACGAAATAAAAGATCTGGGTTCTGTTCTTGTAAAAAGACTTATTACAAAATTTAACTCGGCAGAAAATATTTTCAGTGCAACTATTGAGGAACTTGCTGAGATTGACGGAATAGGAATACAGAGAGCAAAAAGAATAAAAGAATTCAACAAATGGAATGAAATAGACCGAATAATAAATCTTTGTGAAAAAAGACAAATTAAGATTTATTCATTAAATGATGAAGAATATCCCAAGTATTTGAAAGAGATTTACGATCCACCGGTGGTTTTATTCTGTAAAGGAGAGATAAAACCTGAAGATCATTTTGGATTGGCAATTGTTGGTTCAAGAAAATTGAGTGAATATGGTAGAAGAGTAACAGAGCAATTAGCATCTCAAATTGCTCAATGTGGTATTACCATTGTAAGCGGACTTGCAAGAGGAATTGATTCAGTGGCACACAAATCAGCTATTTCCAATGGTAGTAGAACTATTGCTGTTTTAGGTAGCGGAGTTTTAAATATTTACCCACCGGAAAATAGACTTTTAGCAGAAAAAATCATCCACAATGGTGCAATTTTAAGTGAGTTCTATCCTGAGGAAGGACCAAAAAAGGAAAATTTTCCAAGGAGAAATAGAATAATAAGTGGAATGTCAATTGGAACAGTTGTTACTGAAGCTTCGATAAATTCTGGAGCTCTAATTACCGCATCTTTTGCTTTAGAACAGGGAAGAGAAGTTTTTGCTGTTCCAGGAAATATTAATTCAAAAAATTCTGAAGGTACAAATTATTTGATTCAAAAAGGAGCAAAACTTGTTACAAAAGTTGAGGACATACTTGATGAAATAATGCATTTTATTCCATCATTAAAAAAGCAATATAAAACTGAAACAGTTGAATTAGATAGTGAAGAAAGGGATATATTTAATATATTAGATGAACTGCTAACAACAGATGAGATAGTTTTAAGGACAGGTATAAGTATAACAAAAGTTCTTGAAATACTTCTCAGACTTGAAATAAAAGGATTGATTACAAAAATAGAAGGTAAATACACGAGGAGGATTTAG